The genomic segment CAAGACGGGGCGCCCGCGCGGGAGTGTACAAAGCGGAAGAGAAAGCCGACATGACCCGGGCCGTAATCCCCCGCTTCGACCTCATCAAGTTTTCCCATTATATGCACGTCGGCGTGCAGTTTTCGCGGGGGTGCCCCTACAACTGTGAATTCTGCGACGTTATCGAACTCTTCGGCCGGAAGCCCCGTACGAAAACCGCCGACCAGGTCCTCCGCGAGCTCCAATACCTGTATGACTTGGGCTATCGCGGCCACGTCGACTTCGTCGACGACAACCTAATCGGCAACCGCACAGAGGTCGTCGCGGTTTTGAGGGCGATGCGGGATTGGCAGGAGGAACGGCGTTACCCCTTCTTTTTCAGCACCGAGGCCTCGCTCAACCTGGCGAAAAACGAAACGCTCCTCACGCTCATGCAAGACAACGACTTCCGTTACGTCTTCATCGGCATCGAGACGCCGGAAGAACACATCCTGGATAAAACCTCCAAACAACTCGCCGTCAACGTTACCGTGGCGGAGGCTATTAAAACCATCTCCTCCTACGGGATGATCGTAAACGGCGGCTTCATTATCGGCTTCGACAACGAGGACGAATCCACGGCCCGCAACCTGATCAGCTGCATTCAAGACACCGGAATATGTATGGCGATGGTCGGCACCCTCTACGCCTTGCCCAACACGCAACTGACGCGGCGGCTGGAACGCGAAGGCCGGCTATTGTCGAACGGCAGCACGCTGGTGGACGCCGGCCGCGACGTCGACCAAACTTCCAGCGGCCTTAACTTCGTACCCTCCCGGCCGTGCCTCGATATCCTGCGGGACTACGTCCAAGTGCTGGAGCACATTTATACGCCGAAGAACTACTACGCCCGCGTGGCGCGGACCGGCGCCAACCTCCGCTCCCG from the bacterium genome contains:
- a CDS encoding radical SAM protein, translated to MNLFTAETKCLLVQPKFSCHSFWNYTDVCKIAGAKYPAPPLGLLTVAALLPASWKIKLVDENVEKLTDDHLAWADVVMTGGMLPQQDGVLRIIGRARGLGKPVAVGGPDPTSQPEVYKEAEYLVLGEGEVTIPLFLADARRGARAGVYKAEEKADMTRAVIPRFDLIKFSHYMHVGVQFSRGCPYNCEFCDVIELFGRKPRTKTADQVLRELQYLYDLGYRGHVDFVDDNLIGNRTEVVAVLRAMRDWQEERRYPFFFSTEASLNLAKNETLLTLMQDNDFRYVFIGIETPEEHILDKTSKQLAVNVTVAEAIKTISSYGMIVNGGFIIGFDNEDESTARNLISCIQDTGICMAMVGTLYALPNTQLTRRLEREGRLLSNGSTLVDAGRDVDQTSSGLNFVPSRPCLDILRDYVQVLEHIYTPKNYYARVARTGANLRSRNKYRPSGRAKLKMLWAFVKTSSHVSVKPSVAFFYWITFFRFLFFSPRSLVATVSLAAMYIHFSKQSRFIIEDITKRIADLRTVGTIPRERAAYAADARKP